In Lysobacter lycopersici, a genomic segment contains:
- a CDS encoding DUF4166 domain-containing protein yields MDAVSAGALFRRILGEGFDALPAQLRALHGIVPGQRVTWRGEAAIARGRNPLARLCALATRLPRANECAPTTIEFAADADGETWRRDFAGAPMVSRYRQCDGLLCERLGLVEFAFALRIDAGEIRWTTAGVRLFGALPLPAAWFAGVRCRERERNGRYEFLVEATLPLAGPLVRYEGWLERA; encoded by the coding sequence ATGGATGCGGTGAGCGCGGGGGCGTTGTTCCGGCGCATCCTCGGCGAAGGGTTCGACGCATTGCCCGCGCAGCTCCGCGCGCTGCACGGCATCGTTCCCGGCCAGCGCGTTACCTGGCGCGGCGAAGCGGCCATTGCCCGCGGCCGGAATCCGCTGGCGAGGCTGTGCGCGCTGGCGACGCGACTGCCCCGGGCGAACGAATGCGCGCCGACCACGATCGAATTCGCCGCCGATGCCGACGGCGAAACCTGGCGGCGCGACTTCGCCGGCGCGCCGATGGTTTCGCGTTACCGCCAATGCGACGGATTGCTGTGCGAACGCCTGGGGCTGGTCGAATTCGCCTTCGCGTTGCGGATCGATGCCGGCGAAATCCGGTGGACGACCGCGGGCGTGCGCCTGTTCGGCGCGCTGCCGTTGCCCGCCGCGTGGTTCGCCGGCGTGCGTTGCCGCGAACGCGAGCGCAACGGCCGTTACGAATTCCTGGTCGAGGCGACGCTGCCGCTGGCGGGCCCGCTGGTCCGCTACGAAGGCTGGCTTGAACGCGCCTGA
- a CDS encoding thiol-disulfide oxidoreductase DCC family protein, translating into MNAPDAIVVFDGVCVACNRSVDFLLRRDRAKRYSFAAMQSPAGHALMAAHGIDPANPASFLLLEGGRAFRDSEAVLRVLSGLGGAWRCARFALFVPRAWRDAVYRGIARHRYRWFGRREACRVPTREEAGRFLS; encoded by the coding sequence TTGAACGCGCCTGACGCCATCGTGGTGTTCGACGGGGTTTGCGTGGCCTGCAACCGTTCGGTCGATTTCCTGCTGCGCCGCGACCGCGCGAAACGCTATAGCTTCGCCGCGATGCAGTCGCCGGCCGGGCATGCATTGATGGCCGCGCACGGCATCGATCCCGCCAACCCGGCTTCGTTCCTGCTGCTCGAAGGCGGGCGTGCGTTCCGCGATTCCGAAGCGGTGCTGCGGGTGCTGTCCGGGCTCGGCGGCGCGTGGCGCTGCGCACGGTTCGCGCTGTTCGTGCCGCGCGCATGGCGCGACGCGGTTTACCGCGGGATCGCGCGCCATCGCTATCGCTGGTTCGGGCGCCGCGAAGCATGCCGCGTGCCGACGCGGGAGGAAGCAGGGCGGTTCCTGTCCTGA
- a CDS encoding lysophospholipid acyltransferase family protein translates to MSATSLPARRTHWPARVGWVALNALQALFTILVTVAGFPVALLLGLLSGPRLPLRMAALYWAPLLFLGAGARLRVEGAERVDWSRPQVLVANHASMIDIPALFRAVPVPLRFVLKREIAGVPFVGWYARFMGMAFIDRGNAREAKRKLAEAAEKLRGAATFAAFPEGTRSKDGTVGPFKGGALQLALEAGVPVLPVAIAGAGSVLPPSGFSVRPGTIVVRFGDPIETAGMAPQDRNALAQRARDAVLALHDAR, encoded by the coding sequence ATGAGCGCCACCTCCCTGCCCGCACGACGAACCCATTGGCCGGCCCGCGTCGGCTGGGTCGCGCTCAACGCGCTGCAGGCGCTGTTCACCATCCTGGTCACTGTGGCCGGTTTCCCGGTGGCGCTGCTGCTCGGCCTGCTCTCCGGGCCGCGCCTGCCGCTGCGGATGGCGGCGTTGTACTGGGCGCCGTTGCTGTTCCTCGGCGCCGGCGCGCGGCTGCGGGTGGAAGGCGCCGAACGCGTGGACTGGTCGCGGCCGCAGGTGCTGGTCGCCAACCATGCCTCGATGATCGACATCCCCGCGCTGTTCCGCGCGGTGCCGGTGCCGCTGCGCTTCGTGCTGAAGCGCGAGATCGCGGGCGTGCCCTTCGTCGGTTGGTACGCGCGATTCATGGGCATGGCCTTCATCGACCGCGGCAATGCGCGCGAGGCGAAACGAAAACTCGCCGAAGCGGCGGAAAAGCTGCGCGGTGCGGCGACCTTCGCCGCCTTCCCCGAAGGCACGCGCAGCAAGGACGGCACGGTCGGCCCGTTCAAGGGCGGCGCCTTGCAACTCGCGCTCGAAGCCGGGGTGCCGGTGCTGCCGGTCGCGATCGCGGGCGCGGGTTCGGTGTTGCCGCCGTCGGGCTTCAGCGTGCGCCCGGGCACGATCGTGGTGCGCTTCGGCGATCCGATCGAAACCGCGGGAATGGCGCCGCAGGACCGCAACGCGCTGGCCCAGCGCGCGCGCGATGCGGTGCTGGCCCTGCACGACGCGCGCTAG
- a CDS encoding M20/M25/M40 family metallo-hydrolase: MPHLPALACALLLALPFAIPVRAETPSTGLSTQERQMAAAAEAGKEDAIALLAKLVERNSGTYNFAGVKAVADILAPEFEKLGFEVQWKPMTAAGRAGHLVAIHRGNGKGKRILLIGHLDTVFEADDPFTGFRRDGDEAVGPGVGDDKGGDVVMLAALRAMQAAGALRDADIEVVLSGDEEDVGSPVSIARADLVAAGKRADVALDFENLSHQNGRDMGSIARRSSNTWVLTTRGESGHSSGIFSDELGDGAIFELARIIAAFREELPEPNLTFNVGLVGGGQAAQFDAGKTHLTASGKDNIVPPVAIARGDFRTLDVEQTRRVAAKMQAIVARHLPRTDATLQIDENYPPMPPTAGSRALLAKLNEVNRGLGLPPMGELDPLGRGAGDISFVAADTDGLVGMGISGGGSHAAGESADLGSIPRQATRAAILMHRLANTPR, from the coding sequence ATGCCGCACCTCCCCGCCCTCGCCTGTGCCCTGTTGCTCGCGTTGCCCTTCGCGATTCCGGTTCGCGCCGAAACGCCGTCGACGGGGCTCTCCACGCAGGAACGCCAGATGGCCGCCGCGGCGGAGGCCGGCAAGGAAGATGCCATCGCCCTGCTCGCGAAGCTGGTGGAACGGAACAGCGGCACCTACAACTTCGCCGGGGTGAAGGCGGTCGCGGACATACTCGCGCCGGAATTCGAAAAACTCGGCTTCGAAGTGCAATGGAAACCGATGACCGCCGCCGGCCGCGCCGGGCACCTGGTCGCGATTCATCGCGGCAACGGCAAGGGCAAGCGCATCCTGCTGATCGGCCACCTCGACACCGTGTTCGAAGCCGACGATCCGTTCACCGGCTTCAGGCGCGATGGCGACGAAGCCGTCGGCCCGGGCGTCGGCGACGACAAGGGTGGCGACGTGGTGATGCTGGCCGCGCTGCGCGCGATGCAGGCCGCGGGCGCATTGCGCGATGCCGACATCGAAGTCGTGCTCAGTGGCGACGAGGAGGACGTCGGCAGCCCGGTGTCGATCGCGCGCGCGGACCTGGTCGCCGCCGGCAAGCGCGCCGACGTGGCCCTGGATTTCGAGAACCTGTCGCACCAGAACGGTCGCGACATGGGTTCGATCGCGCGGCGTTCGTCCAACACCTGGGTGCTGACCACGCGCGGCGAATCCGGCCACAGTTCCGGCATCTTCTCCGACGAACTCGGCGATGGCGCGATCTTCGAACTCGCGCGGATCATCGCCGCGTTCCGCGAGGAACTGCCCGAACCCAACCTCACCTTCAACGTCGGCCTGGTCGGCGGCGGCCAGGCCGCGCAGTTCGATGCGGGGAAAACGCATCTCACCGCCAGCGGCAAGGACAACATCGTGCCGCCCGTCGCGATCGCGCGCGGCGATTTCCGCACGCTGGACGTGGAACAGACCCGGCGCGTGGCGGCGAAGATGCAGGCCATCGTCGCGCGCCACCTGCCGCGCACCGACGCGACGCTGCAGATCGACGAGAACTACCCGCCGATGCCGCCCACCGCCGGCAGTCGCGCGCTGCTGGCGAAACTCAACGAGGTGAACCGCGGCCTCGGCCTGCCGCCGATGGGCGAACTCGATCCGCTCGGGCGCGGCGCCGGCGACATTTCCTTCGTCGCCGCGGACACCGATGGCCTGGTGGGCATGGGCATTTCCGGCGGCGGCAGCCACGCCGCGGGCGAAAGCGCCGACCTCGGCTCGATCCCGCGCCAGGCCACGCGCGCGGCGATCCTGATGCACCGGCTGGCGAACACGCCACGCTGA